A part of Gramella sp. MAR_2010_147 genomic DNA contains:
- a CDS encoding NAD(P)H-dependent glycerol-3-phosphate dehydrogenase gives MDKAPSFGVIGGGSWATAIVKMLCENLEQVNWYMRSVYAIEHIKKQDHNPNYLSSVEFDVNQLNLSNDINETVAASDYIIFAIPSAFLKRELDALKVPLTDKIVFSAIKGIVPETSLIVGEHFNEYFEVPFENIGILTGPCHAEEVALERLSYLTVACQDEKKAEIVAGYLGSDYITCKISDDVIGTEYAAVLKNIYAIAAGIAHGLGYGDNFQSVLMSNAIREMKKFIKKVHKMKRNINDSAYLGDLLVTGYSIFSRNRMFGNMIGKGYTVKSAQMEMSMVAEGYYATESAYKINKAKKAKTPIINAVYAILYEGKNPKKVFNKLVDKLD, from the coding sequence ATGGATAAAGCTCCGAGTTTTGGTGTTATTGGAGGTGGTAGCTGGGCCACTGCAATTGTAAAGATGTTATGTGAAAACCTGGAACAGGTAAACTGGTATATGCGTAGCGTGTACGCTATTGAACACATAAAAAAGCAGGATCACAACCCTAACTACCTAAGTTCTGTTGAGTTTGATGTAAACCAGCTTAATTTAAGCAATGACATTAATGAAACTGTTGCCGCCTCAGACTATATAATTTTCGCTATTCCATCTGCATTCCTAAAACGCGAATTAGATGCTTTAAAGGTTCCATTGACAGATAAGATCGTATTTTCAGCTATAAAAGGTATCGTTCCAGAAACAAGTTTAATTGTAGGAGAACATTTCAATGAATATTTTGAGGTTCCTTTCGAAAATATTGGAATTCTTACAGGTCCCTGCCATGCCGAGGAAGTAGCCCTGGAAAGACTTTCTTATTTAACCGTAGCGTGCCAGGATGAAAAAAAAGCGGAGATCGTAGCCGGATATCTTGGAAGCGACTATATCACTTGTAAAATTAGTGACGACGTTATAGGAACAGAATATGCGGCCGTATTGAAGAATATTTATGCGATTGCCGCAGGAATTGCGCATGGTTTGGGATATGGAGATAACTTCCAGAGTGTTCTTATGAGCAATGCGATTAGAGAAATGAAGAAATTCATTAAAAAAGTGCATAAGATGAAGCGGAATATCAATGATTCTGCTTACTTAGGTGATCTTCTTGTGACCGGATATTCTATTTTTAGTCGTAACCGAATGTTTGGAAATATGATTGGTAAGGGTTATACAGTAAAAAGCGCCCAGATGGAGATGAGTATGGTGGCAGAAGGCTATTATGCTACTGAAAGCGCTTATAAAATCAATAAGGCAAAAAAGGCGAAAACCCCCATTATCAATGCAGTATATGCGATACTCTACGAGGGGAAAAACCCAAAGAAGGTCTTCAATAAATTAGTAGATAAACTGGATTAA
- a CDS encoding carbonic anhydrase family protein produces MITEIINKEKQSQLSPDAVLKDLMDGNKRFTENKMHQRNYGSQIEKTTGGQWPQAVILGCIDSRVPVETVFDQGVGDVFAARVAGNFENTDILGSMEYSCKVAGSKLVLVLGHEGCGAVKAACDDVELGNITHLLSNIKPAVETTETDGDRNSKNDSFVADVVENNVKLTMDRIRGKSPILKEMEENGEIKIVGGVYSISSGKVTLL; encoded by the coding sequence ATGATTACTGAAATAATAAATAAAGAAAAACAATCACAATTAAGTCCTGATGCTGTTCTAAAAGATTTGATGGATGGAAATAAGAGATTCACTGAAAATAAAATGCATCAGAGAAACTATGGTTCTCAAATAGAAAAAACTACTGGAGGGCAATGGCCACAGGCAGTAATTCTTGGCTGTATAGATTCACGTGTTCCTGTTGAAACTGTTTTTGACCAGGGTGTAGGAGATGTTTTTGCTGCAAGAGTAGCAGGTAATTTTGAAAATACCGATATTCTTGGGAGCATGGAATATTCCTGCAAGGTAGCTGGAAGTAAGCTTGTACTCGTACTGGGTCATGAAGGATGTGGTGCTGTAAAAGCGGCTTGTGATGACGTTGAATTAGGTAATATTACTCATTTACTAAGTAATATAAAACCAGCCGTAGAGACAACAGAAACCGATGGGGATAGAAACTCTAAAAACGATTCTTTTGTTGCAGATGTTGTGGAAAACAATGTAAAGCTCACCATGGACAGAATTAGGGGTAAGAGTCCTATTTTAAAAGAAATGGAAGAGAATGGAGAGATTAAGATCGTTGGAGGGGTTTACTCGATTTCCAGCGGAAAAGTTACTTTATTGTAA
- the gmk gene encoding guanylate kinase has protein sequence MSEGKLIVFSAPSGSGKTTIVRHLLKHQELKLDFSISATSREPRGNETHGQDYYFLSLHDFKQKIKNDEFLEWEEVYRDNFYGTLKSEVERIWKKGKHVIFDIDVVGGLDIKNIYPERTLAVFVKPPSIEELKIRLKKRKTESDDKISMRVAKASIELATAPQFDFIIENNHLGTALKEAYNLVSNYVGAEKPEE, from the coding sequence ATGAGCGAAGGGAAACTTATCGTATTTTCTGCCCCGTCGGGATCTGGAAAAACCACGATAGTACGTCACTTATTAAAGCACCAGGAATTAAAGCTGGATTTTTCAATTTCGGCAACTTCCCGTGAACCCAGAGGAAATGAAACTCATGGCCAGGATTATTATTTCCTTTCCCTGCATGATTTTAAACAGAAGATCAAAAATGATGAGTTTCTTGAATGGGAAGAGGTATACCGGGACAATTTCTACGGAACTTTAAAAAGTGAAGTAGAACGTATCTGGAAAAAAGGCAAGCATGTGATCTTTGATATCGATGTGGTTGGGGGCTTAGATATAAAGAATATTTATCCCGAAAGGACCCTGGCGGTTTTTGTAAAGCCACCAAGTATTGAAGAGTTAAAGATCCGGCTGAAGAAAAGAAAGACGGAAAGTGACGATAAGATTAGCATGAGGGTTGCAAAGGCTTCTATAGAATTAGCAACCGCTCCTCAGTTTGATTTTATTATTGAAAATAATCATTTAGGCACGGCTTTAAAAGAAGCTTATAATTTGGTTTCAAATTATGTAGGTGCTGAAAAACCGGAAGAATGA
- a CDS encoding thioesterase family protein yields the protein MYSKKFEIRWSDLDANRHLANSAFINFMSHTRMGFLMENGFGHKQLSHYNLGPIVFYEHIYYFKEIFAGEPVTVTLELSGLSEDGMYFEFTHKIYDHNGKNCATCEMMGSWIDLEKRKLTTLSDELFKQLDNTPKSKDFRILTKEDTRKYGKRPQDLTQDELNDL from the coding sequence ATGTATAGCAAAAAATTTGAAATAAGATGGAGTGATCTGGATGCCAACAGACATTTGGCCAATTCAGCATTTATAAATTTTATGAGCCATACCCGTATGGGTTTCCTTATGGAAAATGGATTTGGGCACAAGCAGCTCTCTCATTATAATCTGGGGCCCATTGTCTTCTACGAGCATATCTATTATTTCAAAGAAATATTTGCTGGGGAACCGGTAACAGTAACGCTGGAATTAAGCGGACTTTCTGAAGATGGGATGTACTTTGAATTTACCCATAAGATCTATGACCATAATGGTAAGAATTGCGCCACTTGTGAAATGATGGGATCCTGGATAGACCTTGAGAAAAGAAAGCTTACTACGCTGTCTGATGAACTTTTTAAGCAGCTGGATAATACTCCAAAATCAAAAGATTTTAGAATCCTTACTAAAGAAGATACCCGTAAATATGGAAAACGACCTCAGGATCTTACTCAGGATGAATTGAACGATCTATAA
- a CDS encoding tetratricopeptide repeat protein: MKKLILFCFIMLSFFGFSQNTELFDEANSAYQKGDYEVAISKYEMILEEGETSAELYFNLGNAHYKLNHVAPSIYYYEKALQLDPGDEDIENNIEFARNMVIDDIEKIEQTGFSMWFNNFVSTFSYTTWAVMAIIYSVFFVILFLLYYYASRSLYKRVFFTGAMICVVCCVISVTFAFQQQSYVQDNQYAIIFEEEVEVRDEPTLRGEASFQLHEGTKAKILEDYQEWSRIELSNGAQGWVNSDKIKML; this comes from the coding sequence ATGAAAAAGTTGATATTATTTTGTTTTATAATGTTGAGCTTCTTTGGGTTCTCTCAAAATACAGAATTGTTTGATGAAGCAAACTCAGCCTACCAGAAAGGTGATTATGAAGTGGCTATTTCGAAATATGAAATGATTTTAGAAGAGGGAGAAACTTCGGCCGAGCTCTATTTTAATCTGGGGAATGCACACTATAAACTGAATCATGTGGCGCCCAGTATCTACTATTATGAAAAAGCACTTCAGTTAGACCCCGGAGATGAAGATATAGAGAATAATATTGAATTTGCCCGAAATATGGTAATTGATGATATTGAAAAGATTGAGCAAACCGGCTTTTCCATGTGGTTTAATAATTTTGTTTCAACTTTTTCCTATACAACCTGGGCGGTAATGGCAATAATATATTCGGTATTCTTTGTAATTCTTTTTCTTCTCTATTATTATGCAAGTAGATCCCTATATAAAAGAGTATTCTTTACCGGAGCGATGATTTGCGTTGTTTGTTGTGTGATCTCAGTCACTTTTGCGTTTCAGCAGCAGTCCTATGTTCAGGATAATCAATATGCCATTATTTTTGAAGAAGAGGTTGAGGTTCGTGATGAACCTACTTTACGTGGTGAAGCTAGTTTTCAGCTCCATGAGGGAACCAAAGCGAAGATCCTGGAAGATTACCAGGAATGGTCCAGGATCGAACTTTCTAATGGCGCTCAGGGCTGGGTGAATTCAGACAAAATAAAAATGCTATAA
- a CDS encoding alpha/beta fold hydrolase, whose translation MPIITGNYIPPGIFKNSDASTIFAATLRKVEMPVYERERIELSDGDFIDLDWSNASSETDKLVILLHGLAGNTSRPYMRGMARTFNHQNWDAAAMNFRGCSEELNRFFRSYHAGASDDLAEVITHILSLKKYSKIALVGFSLGANMLMKYMGENRSLPKEIIGGVGVSVPFDLAGSLGAINRMRNFVYAKRFELNLKKHLYARAEKFPEYIQKNNISACSSLRDIDDLYTSKAHGYKDASDYYKKTSALGFLKGIKKPVLILNAKNDSFLSPQCYPYEIAENSEYIHLEVPSYGGHVGFVTKSNNFYHEKRAIEFIESL comes from the coding sequence ATGCCAATCATAACTGGAAACTATATTCCGCCAGGGATTTTTAAAAATTCAGATGCTTCCACGATCTTTGCTGCTACTCTACGAAAGGTAGAAATGCCGGTATATGAGCGGGAGAGAATAGAATTAAGCGATGGTGATTTTATAGATTTAGATTGGAGTAATGCTTCCAGCGAAACCGATAAACTGGTAATACTATTGCACGGACTCGCAGGAAATACCAGCCGGCCGTACATGCGCGGAATGGCCCGCACCTTTAACCATCAAAACTGGGATGCTGCTGCTATGAATTTCAGGGGTTGTAGTGAAGAACTAAACCGTTTTTTCAGAAGTTATCATGCCGGTGCCAGCGACGATCTTGCCGAAGTAATAACTCATATACTCTCCCTAAAGAAATATTCGAAAATTGCCCTGGTAGGTTTTAGCCTGGGAGCGAATATGCTCATGAAATACATGGGCGAAAACAGGAGCTTACCCAAGGAGATTATTGGCGGTGTAGGAGTTTCTGTACCCTTTGATCTTGCAGGTTCTCTAGGAGCTATCAATAGAATGAGGAATTTTGTCTATGCAAAACGCTTTGAACTAAACTTAAAAAAACATCTCTATGCCAGGGCTGAAAAATTTCCAGAGTATATTCAGAAAAATAATATTTCAGCCTGTAGTTCATTAAGGGATATTGATGATCTTTACACCTCCAAAGCCCATGGATATAAGGATGCATCAGATTATTATAAAAAAACCAGTGCTTTGGGTTTTCTCAAAGGAATTAAGAAACCTGTTCTTATTTTAAACGCTAAGAATGACAGTTTTCTTTCTCCCCAATGTTATCCTTATGAAATTGCCGAAAATTCAGAATATATTCACCTGGAAGTCCCTTCCTATGGTGGGCACGTTGGGTTTGTCACCAAATCAAACAACTTTTACCATGAAAAACGAGCCATAGAATTTATTGAATCACTTTAA
- a CDS encoding YicC/YloC family endoribonuclease, with amino-acid sequence MIQSMTGFGKSLTQIPNKKITVELKSLNSKNFDLNARIPSQYREKELDLRNIISNSLGRGKVDLSIYVEYTGEQTSTNVNTEVVKNYMDQLRDIVNASEVELLKMAVKMPDSLKTERDEIDDEEFNAIETAVKDALKEINNFRNDEGKALEKDLKLRITNIQDLLKEVIKIDPDRVDAVRERLRKGIEEIKEQADENRFEQEIVYYIEKFDITEEKVRLDNHLDYFQKTLNSKDSNGRKLAFISQEIGREINTIGSKSNYAPMQQLVVQMKDELEKIKEQILNVL; translated from the coding sequence ATGATTCAATCTATGACGGGCTTCGGGAAAAGTCTTACTCAAATTCCCAATAAAAAAATCACTGTAGAGCTGAAATCTCTAAACAGTAAGAATTTTGACCTGAATGCGCGCATTCCTTCCCAATATCGTGAAAAGGAACTCGATCTTCGGAATATCATTTCAAATTCACTTGGCCGCGGAAAAGTGGATCTTTCTATATATGTTGAATATACGGGAGAGCAAACCTCTACAAATGTAAATACTGAGGTTGTAAAGAATTACATGGACCAGTTGAGGGATATCGTAAATGCCAGCGAGGTTGAATTACTGAAAATGGCCGTTAAAATGCCAGATTCTCTTAAAACCGAAAGAGATGAGATTGATGATGAAGAATTCAACGCAATTGAAACTGCTGTTAAAGATGCGCTAAAAGAGATCAATAACTTCAGAAATGATGAAGGGAAAGCCCTTGAAAAAGACCTTAAATTAAGAATTACAAATATTCAGGATCTACTGAAAGAAGTCATTAAAATTGATCCGGACAGGGTTGATGCCGTACGTGAAAGACTTCGTAAAGGGATCGAGGAGATCAAGGAACAAGCAGATGAAAATCGATTTGAGCAGGAGATCGTTTATTATATCGAGAAATTTGACATTACCGAAGAAAAAGTAAGACTTGACAATCATCTGGATTACTTTCAAAAAACTTTAAACTCCAAAGATTCCAATGGTAGAAAACTGGCCTTTATTTCTCAGGAGATAGGGCGTGAAATTAACACCATTGGTAGCAAATCAAATTACGCCCCGATGCAGCAATTAGTGGTGCAAATGAAGGACGAACTGGAAAAAATAAAAGAACAAATTCTAAACGTACTCTAA
- a CDS encoding CvpA family protein, with product MNTVDIILSLVLLYGLVRGFFRGLLTELASLIGIVAGIYGAIHFSHFLGNILVNHVDWEVQYINLISFAITFILIVFLVSLIGKMLTKIAAFAALGIVNKLLGGVFGLIKSAFVTSVIIMFFKATNERIEIIEDRTLEESILYEPVEGIAPIILPSIIKQVQERDLLNDDDDVARL from the coding sequence ATGAATACGGTGGATATTATTTTAAGCCTGGTACTTTTATACGGATTAGTACGTGGCTTTTTCAGAGGATTGCTTACCGAGCTTGCTTCCCTTATAGGAATTGTTGCCGGAATTTACGGCGCCATTCATTTTTCACATTTTTTAGGTAATATCCTGGTTAATCATGTAGATTGGGAAGTTCAATATATTAATCTTATTAGTTTTGCGATCACCTTTATCCTTATCGTATTTCTGGTTTCCTTAATAGGAAAAATGCTTACGAAGATCGCTGCTTTTGCAGCTCTTGGAATTGTTAACAAGCTTCTTGGTGGAGTCTTTGGACTTATAAAATCAGCTTTCGTTACCAGTGTGATCATTATGTTCTTTAAAGCTACCAATGAACGTATAGAGATCATTGAAGATAGAACACTGGAAGAATCTATACTTTATGAACCCGTTGAAGGGATCGCCCCCATTATTTTACCATCTATCATCAAACAGGTACAGGAACGAGATCTGTTGAATGATGACGATGATGTAGCCAGGCTTTAA
- the pheS gene encoding phenylalanine--tRNA ligase subunit alpha: MIDKIKGHITDVESFSAKTKDEIEAFRIKYLGKKGMLNEFFAEFKNVPNEEKKEFGQVINELKTAAQAKVNSLKEELENTQEEKGVYGDLSRPAEPVEIGSRHPISIVKNQITEIFSNIGFNVSEGPEMEDDWHNFTALNLPEYHPARDMQDTFFIQTDPDILLRTHTSSVQVRYMEENKPPIRTISPGRVFRNEAISARSHCIFHQVEGLYIDKDVSFADMKQTILYFTKQLFGKSKIRLRPSYFPFTEPSAEVDVYWGLETETDYRITKGTGWLEIMGCGMVDPNVLRNCNIDPQEYSGFAFGMGIERIAMLLYQIEDIRMFYENDLRFLEQFKSAL; the protein is encoded by the coding sequence ATGATCGATAAAATTAAAGGACATATCACTGATGTTGAAAGCTTTAGTGCGAAGACAAAAGACGAAATCGAAGCATTCCGAATAAAATATCTGGGAAAAAAGGGAATGCTTAATGAGTTTTTTGCGGAGTTTAAGAATGTTCCTAATGAAGAGAAAAAAGAATTTGGTCAGGTAATTAATGAACTGAAAACGGCTGCTCAGGCCAAAGTGAATTCTTTAAAGGAAGAGCTCGAGAATACCCAGGAAGAAAAAGGTGTTTATGGAGATCTTTCCAGACCTGCGGAGCCTGTTGAGATTGGTTCCAGACATCCTATATCTATCGTTAAGAACCAAATCACAGAGATCTTTTCTAATATTGGTTTTAATGTATCTGAAGGGCCTGAGATGGAGGACGACTGGCATAATTTCACGGCTTTGAACCTTCCGGAATATCATCCTGCCAGAGATATGCAGGATACGTTCTTTATTCAAACAGATCCTGATATTTTATTGAGAACCCATACTTCATCGGTTCAGGTAAGATATATGGAAGAAAACAAACCACCAATAAGAACTATTTCTCCTGGAAGGGTTTTTAGGAACGAAGCAATTTCAGCAAGGTCGCACTGCATTTTTCACCAGGTGGAGGGCTTATATATAGATAAGGATGTTTCGTTTGCAGATATGAAGCAAACCATCTTATACTTTACAAAGCAATTATTCGGAAAATCGAAAATAAGGTTGAGACCTTCTTACTTCCCGTTTACCGAGCCAAGTGCAGAGGTGGATGTTTACTGGGGGCTGGAAACCGAAACTGATTACCGAATTACCAAAGGTACCGGCTGGCTGGAAATTATGGGCTGCGGAATGGTTGACCCGAATGTTTTAAGAAATTGCAATATAGATCCTCAGGAATATTCAGGTTTTGCTTTTGGAATGGGAATAGAAAGAATTGCAATGCTACTATATCAAATAGAAGATATTAGAATGTTCTATGAAAACGATCTTCGATTCCTGGAACAATTTAAGTCAGCACTTTAA
- a CDS encoding SulP family inorganic anion transporter, with amino-acid sequence MFKNLNKDFPASVVVFFVAIPLCLGIALASGAPLFSGLIAGIVGGIVVGSISGASLGVSGPAAGLAAIVLVAISSLGGYENFLLAVVLAGVIQILFGFLKAGIIGYYFPNSVIKGMLTGIGIIIVLKQIPHFFGYDDDPQGDWAFFQVDGQNTFSEIINSVNNISPGATLIAIIGMAILILWEAVLSKKGKFFKLVQGPLVAVVVGIVYYLVTRDSETMGISADHLVNVPVPDSFDSFMGQFTTPSFKMIGNPQIWITAFTIALVASLETLLSVEAIDKLDPHKRTTPTNRELFAQGTGNMVSGLIGGLPVTQVIVRSSANVQSGGQTKMSAIIHGFLLLISVVIIPNILNYIPLSVLAAILFLVGYKLAKPSLFINMYKAGWKQFVPFIVTIVGIIFGDLLIGISLGLVVGVFVILIKSYQNSYFLHIENVENGSKTVKMRLAEEVTFINKGAILKELNNLDENSYLVMDVSKTRYLDSDIIEILDDFKIKAEEKNINIKIVSERGTVENPDSYQQFFNLDKKPA; translated from the coding sequence ATGTTTAAAAATCTTAATAAAGATTTTCCGGCAAGTGTTGTCGTATTTTTCGTTGCTATTCCATTATGTTTAGGGATCGCCCTGGCTAGTGGTGCGCCGCTATTTTCCGGTTTAATTGCCGGTATTGTTGGCGGTATTGTAGTTGGTTCTATAAGTGGAGCCAGTTTAGGAGTAAGTGGTCCTGCTGCAGGTCTTGCCGCGATTGTTTTGGTAGCCATTTCCAGTTTGGGAGGTTATGAAAATTTCCTGTTGGCTGTGGTACTTGCCGGAGTGATTCAGATTCTATTTGGATTTCTAAAAGCGGGAATTATTGGATATTATTTTCCAAATAGTGTGATTAAGGGAATGCTTACCGGTATCGGTATTATCATAGTTCTGAAACAAATTCCTCACTTTTTTGGATATGATGATGATCCTCAGGGAGACTGGGCTTTTTTCCAGGTAGATGGACAGAATACTTTTTCCGAAATAATAAACTCTGTTAATAATATTAGTCCTGGAGCTACCCTGATTGCGATTATAGGGATGGCCATTTTAATACTTTGGGAAGCAGTACTGTCAAAAAAAGGAAAATTTTTCAAATTAGTTCAGGGACCCTTAGTTGCGGTGGTGGTAGGTATCGTTTATTACCTTGTAACCCGTGATTCTGAAACCATGGGAATTTCTGCAGATCACCTGGTAAATGTGCCGGTGCCAGACAGTTTTGATTCATTCATGGGCCAGTTTACTACCCCATCATTTAAAATGATAGGAAATCCACAAATTTGGATCACAGCTTTTACCATTGCATTGGTAGCAAGTTTAGAAACCCTGTTATCTGTAGAGGCGATAGATAAACTGGATCCCCATAAAAGAACAACTCCAACCAACAGAGAGCTTTTTGCTCAGGGAACTGGTAATATGGTGTCAGGACTAATTGGAGGATTGCCTGTAACCCAGGTAATTGTTAGGAGTTCTGCAAATGTTCAATCTGGAGGACAAACAAAAATGTCTGCGATCATACACGGGTTCTTATTACTGATCTCTGTAGTGATTATTCCAAATATTCTAAATTATATTCCACTTTCAGTATTGGCAGCTATTTTATTCCTGGTTGGTTATAAACTGGCAAAACCATCTTTATTTATAAATATGTATAAAGCGGGATGGAAACAATTTGTACCTTTTATAGTTACCATAGTGGGAATCATTTTTGGAGATCTATTAATAGGGATTAGCTTAGGTCTTGTCGTGGGTGTTTTTGTGATCTTAATAAAAAGTTACCAGAACTCTTATTTTCTTCATATCGAAAATGTTGAAAACGGAAGTAAAACAGTAAAAATGAGACTTGCTGAAGAGGTTACTTTTATCAATAAAGGAGCTATTCTTAAGGAGCTAAATAACCTTGATGAAAATTCTTATCTAGTGATGGATGTAAGCAAAACCAGATATCTGGACAGTGATATTATTGAAATTCTTGATGACTTTAAAATTAAGGCTGAGGAAAAAAATATAAATATCAAGATCGTTTCAGAAAGAGGAACCGTTGAAAATCCTGATAGTTACCAGCAATTTTTTAATTTAGATAAAAAGCCAGCTTAA
- the nadD gene encoding nicotinate (nicotinamide) nucleotide adenylyltransferase, translating into MNRKVGLFFGTFNPIHTGHLIIANHMAEYSDLEEIWLVVTPHNPLKKKSSLLDNHHRLEMVHRACENYEKLKPSNIEFDLPQPNYTVKTLVHLQEKFPTNEFCLIMGEDNLKSFHKWKNSDVILENHEIYVYPRIAPGAVSEEYQDHPRITRVNAPIVEISSTFIRKSIMELKNVRPLLDEKVWNYIDEMNFYR; encoded by the coding sequence ATGAATAGAAAGGTAGGTTTGTTCTTTGGAACTTTTAATCCTATTCACACCGGCCATTTGATCATTGCAAATCATATGGCTGAATATTCAGATCTTGAAGAAATCTGGCTAGTGGTTACGCCTCATAATCCACTTAAAAAGAAAAGCAGCTTACTTGATAATCATCATCGATTGGAGATGGTGCACAGGGCTTGTGAGAACTATGAAAAACTAAAGCCCAGCAATATTGAATTTGACCTTCCACAACCTAATTATACCGTAAAGACACTGGTACACCTTCAGGAAAAATTTCCTACTAATGAGTTTTGTCTTATTATGGGTGAAGACAACCTCAAAAGTTTTCATAAATGGAAAAATTCTGACGTGATTTTAGAAAACCATGAGATCTATGTGTACCCAAGGATTGCTCCTGGTGCAGTATCAGAAGAATACCAGGATCATCCCAGAATCACCAGGGTAAATGCCCCTATTGTTGAAATCTCTTCCACTTTTATAAGAAAATCTATTATGGAATTAAAGAATGTACGCCCTCTTCTGGATGAAAAGGTTTGGAATTATATTGATGAAATGAACTTTTATAGATAG
- the lysM gene encoding peptidoglycan-binding protein LysM, whose protein sequence is MGIFSFIKDAGKKIFGIDKPKSKETGTNDDLRENEKAARKLEETIKDLNLKVENLKIHIENDMAVVSGKALDQANREKIILVVGNSEGISQVDDKMDVENTEPEAVFHTVERGDTLSKISKEHYGDPNQYPLIFEANKPMLQDPDKIYPGQVLRIPPMEAKR, encoded by the coding sequence ATGGGTATATTTTCTTTTATTAAAGACGCGGGCAAGAAGATTTTTGGAATAGACAAACCTAAGTCAAAAGAGACCGGAACGAATGATGACCTAAGAGAGAATGAAAAAGCAGCTAGAAAGCTTGAAGAAACCATTAAAGACCTGAATCTAAAAGTTGAAAATTTAAAAATTCATATAGAGAATGACATGGCGGTTGTTTCAGGAAAAGCTCTGGACCAGGCCAACCGGGAAAAAATTATTTTGGTTGTTGGAAACTCTGAAGGGATCTCACAGGTTGATGATAAGATGGATGTTGAAAATACAGAGCCAGAAGCTGTATTTCATACTGTAGAAAGAGGTGATACTTTAAGTAAAATATCAAAAGAACATTATGGAGATCCTAATCAATATCCATTGATATTTGAAGCCAACAAACCAATGTTGCAGGATCCAGATAAAATTTATCCAGGACAGGTGCTAAGAATACCACCTATGGAAGCAAAAAGATAA